The following proteins come from a genomic window of Mucinivorans hirudinis:
- a CDS encoding Glycosyltransferase yields MVTIFTPTYNRAYILPKLYESLRMQTNSNFEWIVVDDGSTDNTAELISKWIEDGEISIQFIRKSNGGKHRAINCGLSKARGYLFFIVDSDDYLTTDAVESIINEWAIIGNSEEFAGLCFRKINYATTKMLGNNFPAYPREATSLTIAYKWKITQDKAEVFVTEHLRKYPFPEIEGELFFTEAYVWNKIALSNRALLRCVNKGIYLCDYLEDGLTSNFIALLRSNPRGLSIYYKSLLRLPLLWRSPVTVAKTLVRLFQCYYFRILK; encoded by the coding sequence ATGGTAACTATTTTCACACCGACGTATAATAGAGCTTATATTTTGCCGAAACTTTACGAGAGCCTCAGGATGCAGACCAATAGTAATTTCGAGTGGATAGTGGTTGATGACGGTAGCACAGATAATACTGCCGAACTAATTTCCAAATGGATTGAAGATGGAGAGATTAGTATTCAATTTATTAGGAAATCAAATGGAGGGAAGCACCGTGCGATCAACTGCGGATTGTCTAAAGCGAGAGGTTATCTCTTTTTTATAGTTGACAGTGATGATTATTTGACAACGGATGCTGTCGAAAGCATTATCAATGAATGGGCGATTATTGGTAATAGTGAGGAATTTGCCGGCTTATGTTTTCGTAAAATAAATTACGCCACCACCAAGATGTTAGGCAATAATTTCCCTGCATATCCCAGGGAAGCTACCTCGCTAACAATAGCTTATAAATGGAAAATTACTCAAGACAAGGCAGAGGTATTTGTTACTGAGCACTTGCGAAAATATCCTTTTCCTGAAATTGAGGGCGAACTTTTTTTTACGGAGGCATATGTTTGGAATAAAATTGCTCTTTCCAATCGCGCACTACTAAGGTGCGTGAATAAGGGGATATATCTTTGTGATTATCTTGAAGATGGATTGACCTCAAATTTCATAGCACTATTGAGAAGTAACCCCAGGGGGCTTTCAATCTACTACAAATCTCTATTGAGATTACCTCTGTTGTGGAGAAGCCCCGTAACCGTAGCCAAGACTTTGGTGCGGTTGTTTCAATGTTATTATTTCCGTATCTTAAAATAG
- a CDS encoding capsular polysaccharide biosynthesis protein — MIRVLHCIGGLNNGGMGTMLMAYLRALNRQEVIFDFLVTTENGFFDQEVRTLGGKVFCLTARRKNPIKHYREVDKFFDEHPEYQIVHFHQCVSYWYNLQSAYRHGVKNRIIHNHGIGIDLRTKFPYNIFTKYYAKKRICFLASDYITCADAKAKELFTKDIVKKREYLIMPNAIDANKYRFNEQTRKTIRNKYDIKDSTLVVGHVGNYLYPKNHKFIVDIFSELIKIEDDCVLMLVGDGELRKEIENRISKLGISAKVLLMGAANNVNEFLQAMDVFLFPSIFEGLPLALIEAQTSGVKSIISDVIPLEVSVVQDCIETLPLTDGAQIWAEKIILSVKNHHREDNYDKIVKGGFDIHDNALRLENYYKSRVT, encoded by the coding sequence ATGATAAGGGTATTACACTGCATAGGTGGATTAAATAACGGCGGAATGGGTACGATGTTAATGGCATACCTGAGAGCACTAAATCGTCAGGAGGTCATTTTTGATTTTTTAGTAACTACTGAGAATGGTTTTTTCGACCAGGAGGTTAGAACGCTTGGAGGCAAGGTATTTTGTTTAACCGCAAGGAGAAAGAATCCAATAAAACATTACCGAGAAGTAGATAAATTTTTTGACGAGCACCCCGAATACCAAATTGTCCATTTTCATCAATGTGTATCATACTGGTACAATTTGCAATCCGCATACAGACACGGAGTGAAAAATAGGATTATTCATAATCACGGAATAGGAATAGATTTGCGCACTAAATTTCCATACAATATATTTACAAAGTACTATGCAAAAAAAAGAATTTGTTTTTTGGCTAGTGATTACATTACCTGTGCCGATGCAAAAGCGAAGGAATTGTTTACAAAAGATATTGTAAAAAAACGCGAGTATTTGATAATGCCCAATGCCATTGATGCCAACAAATATAGGTTTAACGAACAAACGAGAAAAACAATTAGGAATAAATATGACATTAAAGACTCAACCCTGGTTGTGGGGCATGTGGGAAATTATTTATATCCAAAGAATCATAAATTTATAGTTGACATTTTCAGTGAATTAATAAAAATAGAGGATGACTGCGTGCTGATGTTAGTTGGGGATGGCGAGCTGAGAAAGGAAATAGAAAATAGAATATCAAAATTGGGAATTTCCGCCAAAGTGTTATTAATGGGTGCCGCGAATAATGTCAATGAGTTTTTACAAGCAATGGATGTATTCTTATTCCCATCAATATTTGAAGGATTGCCACTTGCTTTGATTGAAGCTCAAACCTCTGGTGTTAAATCAATAATTTCTGATGTAATTCCACTAGAGGTTTCTGTCGTTCAAGATTGCATCGAGACATTACCCCTCACCGATGGTGCACAAATATGGGCAGAGAAAATTATTCTATCTGTTAAGAATCACCATAGAGAAGATAATTATGATAAAATTGTCAAAGGCGGCTTTGATATTCACGATAATGCCCTGAGGCTGGAAAATTATTATAAATCTAGGGTAACATAA
- a CDS encoding putative polyvinylalcohol dehydrogenase translates to MKRIFFVIISLLLLQLASAQNPAIGWRGEERQGIYNESGLLKEWGAEGPKLLWAVENCGKGYSSPTIYGDRIYLTSLTEDEQGEQVVAFTIEGKKLWERAYGRMWGKSFPDARTTPTLYKGRLYVISGVGDVACIDAATGEIVWQREAGVEYGSNLALYGESESPLVFDDKVIYTPGGEKTTIVALNALTGAEVWKTEAIHNQENSYVNPVLITHNGKRQIVTCTGDYLISLDPQSGKVLWKIMPLPQEKRYYPDGKRADTAFTNTPIYHNGKIYLTSGHGQGSQMFEINPESSDVKLLWRNDDQSSQMGGAILIDNVVYAPSWINNSKGNWTAVDWNTGETLYNTEWRNKGSMIYADGMFYCYEDRQGWVALVKPNPQKWEVVSEFRLKGGDGYHWAHPVIHKGILYIRHGNGLLAFEIRC, encoded by the coding sequence ATGAAACGTATATTTTTTGTTATCATTTCCCTCCTATTGCTCCAATTAGCCTCGGCACAAAACCCAGCCATCGGCTGGCGTGGCGAGGAGCGACAAGGGATCTACAATGAATCGGGGCTGCTCAAGGAGTGGGGCGCGGAGGGACCTAAGTTGCTGTGGGCGGTGGAAAATTGCGGCAAGGGCTACTCGAGTCCAACCATCTATGGCGACAGAATCTACCTCACATCACTCACCGAAGATGAGCAGGGTGAGCAGGTGGTTGCCTTCACAATAGAGGGTAAGAAGTTGTGGGAGAGAGCCTACGGCAGGATGTGGGGCAAATCATTCCCCGATGCGCGTACAACGCCAACGCTCTACAAAGGGAGGCTTTATGTTATTTCGGGGGTGGGCGACGTTGCCTGCATAGATGCCGCCACGGGTGAGATTGTGTGGCAGCGGGAGGCGGGTGTGGAGTATGGCTCTAATCTTGCTCTGTATGGCGAGTCGGAATCGCCGCTCGTTTTCGACGATAAAGTTATCTACACCCCCGGTGGCGAGAAAACAACCATCGTTGCACTCAATGCCCTAACGGGTGCTGAAGTGTGGAAAACGGAGGCTATTCATAATCAGGAAAATAGTTATGTAAATCCGGTTCTTATTACTCATAACGGCAAGCGCCAGATTGTAACCTGCACGGGCGATTATTTAATAAGCCTCGACCCTCAATCCGGCAAAGTGCTTTGGAAAATTATGCCCCTGCCCCAGGAGAAACGCTACTATCCCGACGGCAAGCGCGCCGACACGGCTTTTACGAATACACCAATCTACCACAACGGCAAAATATACCTCACAAGCGGGCACGGGCAGGGTTCGCAAATGTTTGAAATAAACCCAGAAAGTAGTGATGTTAAACTGCTTTGGCGCAATGATGACCAAAGTTCTCAGATGGGAGGTGCGATACTCATAGACAATGTAGTGTACGCCCCCAGCTGGATAAACAACTCGAAGGGCAACTGGACGGCAGTGGATTGGAACACGGGCGAGACACTCTATAACACCGAGTGGCGTAACAAGGGTTCTATGATTTATGCCGATGGGATGTTCTACTGCTACGAAGACCGCCAAGGGTGGGTAGCATTAGTAAAGCCAAATCCCCAAAAGTGGGAGGTTGTGAGCGAGTTTCGTCTTAAGGGGGGTGATGGATACCACTGGGCGCATCCAGTCATCCACAAAGGCATCCTCTATATTCGCCACGGCAATGGGCTGCTGGCTTTTGAAATAAGATGTTAG
- a CDS encoding UDP-glucose 4-epimerase — MQTVKVLVTGGAGFIGSNLCETLLGKGFGVVCLDNFSTGHRYNVEQFLLNPNFTLIEGDIRDLETCSNAVAGVDYVLHEAALGSVPRSIKDPITSNDVNVGGFLNMLVAARDAGVKRFVYAASSSTYGDSKSLPKVEEVIGRPLSPYAITKYVNELYADVFSRTYGMECIGLRYFNVFGRRQDPNGAYAAVIPLFVKKFINHESPVINGDGEYSRDFTYVDNVVQMNLLAITTDNKEAVNQVYNTAFGERTTLNQLVGYIKEFLSEFDPQIAKVEVLHGPNRAGDIPHSLANVDKARNLLGYAPGFSMRDGLREAVEWYWNNLK, encoded by the coding sequence ATGCAAACAGTAAAAGTATTGGTTACGGGCGGAGCGGGATTTATCGGCTCTAACCTGTGTGAAACTCTTTTGGGTAAAGGATTTGGTGTGGTTTGCCTCGATAATTTTTCGACCGGTCACCGCTATAATGTGGAGCAGTTTTTGTTGAATCCCAATTTTACTCTTATCGAAGGCGATATTCGCGATTTGGAAACTTGTAGTAACGCAGTTGCCGGAGTAGATTATGTTTTGCACGAGGCGGCGCTCGGCTCTGTTCCACGTTCGATAAAAGACCCTATTACCTCTAATGATGTCAATGTTGGTGGATTTCTCAATATGCTTGTCGCGGCAAGAGATGCCGGTGTTAAGAGATTTGTGTATGCGGCAAGTTCATCAACTTATGGTGACAGTAAGTCGCTGCCAAAGGTCGAAGAGGTTATTGGAAGACCACTGTCGCCATACGCAATTACCAAATATGTGAATGAGTTGTATGCCGATGTTTTTTCACGTACGTACGGGATGGAGTGTATCGGTTTGCGCTATTTCAATGTGTTTGGTCGCCGTCAAGACCCCAATGGTGCTTATGCTGCTGTAATTCCGTTGTTTGTCAAGAAGTTTATCAATCACGAATCTCCGGTTATCAACGGTGACGGGGAGTATTCCCGCGACTTTACATATGTGGACAATGTCGTGCAGATGAATCTTTTGGCAATCACAACAGATAATAAAGAGGCTGTTAATCAGGTTTACAATACCGCTTTTGGCGAACGGACGACTTTGAATCAGTTGGTGGGTTACATCAAGGAGTTTTTGAGTGAATTTGACCCGCAAATAGCAAAAGTGGAGGTTCTTCACGGACCAAATAGAGCAGGAGATATACCTCACTCCTTGGCTAATGTGGATAAGGCTCGCAACCTTTTGGGCTATGCTCCCGGGTTTTCGATGAGAGACGGTCTGCGAGAAGCAGTTGAATGGTACTGGAATAATTTGAAGTAG
- a CDS encoding Phosphate ABC transporter, periplasmic phosphate-binding protein PstS, translating into MGKRIFLYILVLLLCGQTTHSQEQKRNRKLERFERRQARNRQLQGEIQLSGAFALYPMVVRWAEEFRKLYPRVKIDISAGGAGKGITDALAGVVDFGMVSREIHPAEVEKGAFAIAVAKDAVVVTVNSNNPLINIIRTRGLTRSAAVALWKTQTAHTWGDVLGTPSTIPVHTYTRSDACGAADTWGAYLGIKQEDLEGTAVFGDPGIASVIQRDKIGIGFNNIAYAYNVKTKKPHRNIAVMPLDLNGSGRIDPEEDFYDTLEELCEAIAGGHYPSPPARELYLVCRGKPQDDVILEFLVFILTKGQQWTAESGYVPLSPQRLEEELDKIL; encoded by the coding sequence ATGGGCAAGAGAATTTTTCTATATATATTAGTCCTGTTGCTTTGCGGGCAAACTACTCACTCACAGGAACAAAAGAGGAATCGAAAGTTGGAGCGATTCGAGAGGCGCCAGGCACGTAATAGGCAGTTGCAGGGTGAGATTCAGCTTTCGGGTGCTTTTGCGCTCTATCCGATGGTGGTGCGTTGGGCGGAGGAGTTTCGTAAGCTATACCCGCGGGTGAAGATAGATATTTCGGCAGGTGGTGCGGGCAAGGGTATAACGGATGCTTTAGCCGGAGTGGTCGATTTCGGAATGGTCTCGCGCGAGATTCACCCCGCCGAGGTGGAGAAGGGTGCATTTGCCATTGCTGTTGCCAAAGATGCTGTTGTTGTTACCGTCAATTCTAATAATCCACTCATTAATATTATACGTACGCGCGGGCTTACTCGTTCTGCGGCTGTAGCCTTATGGAAAACTCAAACTGCCCATACGTGGGGTGATGTCTTGGGTACGCCTAGTACCATTCCTGTGCACACTTACACTCGCTCCGATGCGTGCGGTGCTGCCGACACTTGGGGCGCATATCTCGGTATCAAACAGGAGGATTTGGAGGGTACTGCCGTTTTCGGAGACCCGGGGATAGCTTCTGTCATTCAGCGCGACAAAATCGGAATTGGCTTCAACAACATAGCGTATGCCTATAACGTGAAGACAAAAAAGCCCCACCGCAATATTGCAGTTATGCCCTTGGACTTGAATGGCAGCGGAAGAATCGACCCCGAAGAGGATTTTTATGATACACTAGAGGAACTTTGCGAGGCGATTGCCGGCGGGCACTACCCTTCGCCACCCGCGCGGGAGCTATATTTAGTATGTCGCGGCAAACCGCAGGATGATGTGATACTTGAATTTTTAGTTTTTATCCTCACCAAAGGGCAGCAATGGACTGCGGAATCGGGATATGTACCTCTCTCGCCACAGAGATTAGAAGAGGAGCTAGACAAAATATTGTAG